The Sporichthyaceae bacterium genome includes a region encoding these proteins:
- a CDS encoding HNH endonuclease: MGHALVLNATYEPLCVVPARRALVLILNDKAIAVENSGAVLHSASVSLALPAVVRLNRFVRVPYRAGIPLTRRAIFARDGGRCVYCGGVATSVDHVVPRSRGGQHVWENVVAACRRCNHIKSDRHVAELGWGVRPAPRAPSGAVWRILGTGRHDPRWLPYLSGHGREAFPDEASA; this comes from the coding sequence GTGGGCCACGCGTTGGTCCTGAACGCGACGTACGAGCCACTGTGCGTCGTGCCGGCTAGACGCGCGCTGGTTCTCATCCTGAACGACAAAGCGATCGCCGTGGAGAACTCCGGCGCCGTGCTGCACAGCGCCTCGGTGTCGTTGGCGTTACCCGCCGTGGTCCGGCTGAACCGCTTCGTGCGGGTGCCCTACCGGGCCGGCATCCCGCTCACCCGCCGCGCCATCTTCGCCCGCGACGGCGGCCGCTGCGTGTACTGCGGCGGGGTGGCCACCAGCGTCGACCACGTGGTGCCGCGCAGCCGCGGTGGGCAACACGTATGGGAGAACGTGGTCGCCGCCTGCAGGCGGTGCAACCACATCAAGAGCGATCGGCACGTCGCCGAGCTGGGCTGGGGGGTGCGGCCGGCGCCGCGGGCGCCGTCGGGGGCGGTCTGGCGGATCCTGGGCACCGGCCGGCACGACCCGCGCTGGCTGCCCTACCTGTCCGGACACGGCCGCGAGGCGTTCCCGGACGAGGCGTCGGCCTAA